The following are from one region of the Entelurus aequoreus isolate RoL-2023_Sb linkage group LG17, RoL_Eaeq_v1.1, whole genome shotgun sequence genome:
- the npffr2a gene encoding neuropeptide FF receptor 2a, whose product MDEQVGTNTTPPYDNWTFYNTSWDYVLPRNNITYVAFYLHQPSTAAIFIVSYLLIFLVCMVGNGVVCFIVLRSKNMRTVTNLFILNLAVSDLLVGIFCMPTTLLDNIITGWPFGSLVCKMSGMVQGISVSASVFTLVAIAVDRFRCIVYPFKQKLTISTASLIIVIIWVLAISIMCPSGVMLQVTQEQSIQVLLGYDNKTTPFYWCRENWPNQDMRKIYTTVLFANIYLAPLSLIVIMYARIGITLFKTAMPTGGKPGHDNRHTVSKKKQRVIKMLLIVAFLFILSWLPLWTLMMLSDYARLTEQQYRIINIYIYPFAHWLAFFNSSVNPIIYGFFNENFRRGFQAVFKFSLCTADGQRRKTYSHRLQTNSVLPANNVQTTLEPISLNSLEKTSSRRVHRVTEQDLVMEDLDKGSSSGGVTVVSI is encoded by the exons ATGGACGAGCAAGTCGGCACCAACACGACTCCGCCCTACGACAATTGGACTTTCTACAACACCTCCTGGGACTACGTCCTCCCCAGGAACAACATCACCTACGTGGCATTCTACCTCCACCAGCCGTCCACGGCGGCCATCTTCATCGTGTCCTACCTGCTCATCTTCCTGGTGTGCATGGTGGGCAATGGCGTGGTGTGCTTCATCGTGCTCCGGAGTAAGAACATGCGCACCGTCACCAACTTGTTCATCCTCAACCTCGCCGTGAGCGACCTCCTGGTCGGGATTTTCTGCATGCCGACGACGCTTCTTGACAATATCATCACAG GATGGCCGTTTGGAAGCCTGGTGTGCAAAATGAGCGGCATGGTTCAAGGCATCTCCGTGTCTGCGTCCGTCTTCACTCTGGTGGCGATCGCAGTGGACAG GTTCCGTTGCATCGTTTACCCATTCAAGCAAAAGTTGACCATATCCACCGCCTCCTTGATCATAGTCATCATCTGGGTCCTGGCCATATCCATCATGTGTCCATCTGGTGTGATGCTCCAAGTGACTCAGGAGCAGAGCATCCAGGTGCTGCTGGGCTACGACAACAAAACAACTCCTTTTTACTGGTGCAGGGAGAACTGGCCCAACCAGGACATGCGGAAGATCTACACCACTGTTTTATTCGCCAACATTTACCTGGCACCGCTGTCCCTCATCGTGATCATGTACGCCCGCATCGGAATCACGCTCTTTAAGACGGCCATGCCGACAGGGGGCAAGCCGGGCCACGACAACCGCCACACTGTGTCCAAGAAGAAGCAGCGAGTGATCAAGATGCTCCTCATCGTTGCCTTTCTCTTCATCCTCTCCTGGCTGCCTCTGTGGACTCTCATGATGCTGAGCGACTACGCCCGGCTCACCGAGCAGCAGTACAGGATCATAAACATCTACATCTACCCCTTCGCCCACTGGCTCGCCTTCTTCAACAGCAGCGTCAATCCCATCATCTACGGGTTCTTCAACGAGAACTTCCGGCGGGGATTTCAGGCGGTCTTCAAGTTCAGCCTGTGTACTGCCGACGGCCAGCGGAGGAAGACCTACTCGCACAGGTTGCAGACCAACTCCGTGCTGCCGGCGAATAACGTACAGACAACCCTGGAGCCTATTTCTCTAAACAGCTTGGAGAAGACCAGCTCCAGGCGAGTCCACCGTGTCACCGAGCAGGACTTGGTCATGGAGGACCTGGACAAGGGGTCTAGCAGTGGTGGAGTCACAGTTGTGTCCATTTGA